The window AAGTTGGTCTAGCTCAATATCCATAGTTGCAACAAGAGCTAGTAAAACATGAATGGACGTGTGTCTGACGATTGGAGAAAAAATCTCGTTGTAGTCCATAGGAGACGCTATCATCAAAGCCATATCTTTCTAGTGCTTTGATTTGCCTATGAGACTTCCTAACAGCATTAGTCTTAGGCTTCCTCGTAAGGTTCTAACTCGTCTAGTCAAACTTATCCATTGATTCAGATTGATGTTGTTGGGGTTGTGCCTGATGATATTTTTCAATATCATCAAGCGCTTTAAAGTGCTCCTGatcactaaatttttttattgtggtGCTCTCAAACTCCACCTGCTTAGTGACATTAGTTGTCTTGCTTGAATCTTCCACAGACTTAGAATGCAGTATAGAGAGTTCATCAAAAGTGATATCTCTACTCATAATGACCTTTCTTTTTGACGAAGACCAGATTTGGAATCCTTTTAACTCCATTTCCAAATCCCATAAAGACACACTTCTTAGCTCTAGGCTCTAACTTACCTTCATTTACATGATAGTATGTTGGACATCCAAACACTTTTAGCATTGAGTAATCAGCCAGTTTATTAGACCATATCTCAATAGGGGTTTTAAAATCTATGGCAGTGGATGGAGAGCGATTCACCAAGTAGTATGTTGTGCTGACTGCCTCAACTCAAAAACCTCTATTCAACCCTGAGTTTGATAGCACACATCTAGCCCTTTCCAATAAGGTCCTATTCATTCTTTcagctactccattttgttgagaagTATGTCGAACAATGTGTTGTCTAGCAATGTCTTCTTCCTTACAGAATTCATTGAATTCTGCGGAACAGAATTTCAAGCCATTGTCTGTCCCCAAACGCTTGACTTACTTTCTTGTTTGATTCTGCATGAGTGGTGTTCAATGAACATTTGAAGGCTTCAGATATATGCTTCATCATGAATACTCATGTCATCCTTGAGTAATCATCGATGATAAAGAAGAAGTGCCTTGCTTCTCATAGGGATGGAACTCTCGAAGGCCCCCGACAATCAGAATGGACACAGTCCAATGTGGCCTTTGTAGTGTTCACTATCTTTGGAAATTTTGTCATGTGTTGCTTCCCATAAACATAGtagtgcacacaaaattgaagagATTTCACCTTGTGATTTTCAAGTAGTCTTTGTTTGCTCAAAATTTCCGGTCTCTTCACTTATGTGGCCTAAACGCATGTGCCACAGAGAATTATCATTGGACACAGGACTTCCAACTTGTGAAACAGTTGAAAGTCTATCACAGTGGAACCTTGcaagatatacaaatttccttgCTTGGTTCTCTTCATTATACCATACCTACCTTTCCCCTTGATTTGCATCACTCCACCTTCAACACAACAAGTAAAACCTTTTGAATCCATGGCTCCCACATAGATTAGATTCTTCTTAAGCTCCGGAACATGGCAAACATTGGTTAAGGTTCTAACAATTTCATCATGCATTTTGATTTGTATAGAACCTATCCCAACTGTCTTGCAAGGAGCATTGCCACCCATCAGAACATTACAACCAGATTTCTTCTCATTTATCACAAACCAATTTCGGTGTGGACTCATATCATAAGAACAACCTAAGTCCAATACTCATTGTTCAAAgtgatgttgttgttgatcAACAACCGAGAGTACCAAATCATCTTCTAATGAGAAATCACTTTGAACAATGGCTGCAATAGAATCTTCCTTGATTTTCTTAGGACAatctttcttccaatgaccaGATTCTTTGTAGTAATTACAAATATCCTTTAAATCAACTTTGCCCTTCTTGAATCCtttgtctttcttctttttcggTCCTTTTTGCAGAATTTGTTAATGATAATCCAGAGGCAAAGGCATCATCACCATTTCCAAAAGCTTTGTGTCGAAGCTCTCTTGAATAAAGATTGGAATTGACTTTCTCAAGCATAATGCAATCCTTTCCAACACTTAGAGAATAAACAAAATTCTTGTATGAAGGGGGGAGAGAGGCTAACAAAATCATTGCAAGATCTACATCTTCTAATTTGGCATCAATGCCACTAAGCTCCAACAAGACAGAGTTTAACTCGTCCAGATGATCTTTCAAAGGCGTAACTTCCTTCACGGAGGTCAAACAGATGTCGTTTCAACAATAACTTGTTGCAAATTAATTTCATCATGAAGAGTTTCTTCAACTTGAGCCATAACGTAGAAGCGGTTTTTCCTTCAAAAACTTAATAAAGAACTTTATCAAACAACGACAAAAGTATTAGTGAATGCGctttttcttcttgttgctCAAAAATGGACTTATCAATCTTCATCGGTTGGCCAGAGAGAGGTTCACAGATcccttgttctttcaataaAGCACGCATCTTGATgcaccaaaggttgaagttGTTCTTCCCTGCGAATTTCTCAATCTTGATTGTGTTGACCATCTTCTTGATCTAATCTTGAAGACTCAACACGAACAAAAACATAATGGTTGATCTTTGATGATTAAGACCCACCACAAAACAGATATAGAACTGATCTGAACCAAAGCTCTAGATACCAATTTGTAGGGTTTAAGACTGAGAAATACAAATTCAgattagggaagaagaaaaccaaCAATAATAACACGTGAAGAAAAGGGGTGGCGTTGTTATTGAAGATGAGAACAAAATGAAATTACAATGTATGGGTTTTAGCACTTTCTAACTAACTAAACAGACTAGGTGATACATTGTTAGACATGATTGGATGCTCCATCGGAGAGAAGATAGATTCCAACATAGAGGACTAGACTGGACGATACAGACAGTATCGTCCAATCACTTCCTTCAacgataaattttataaatctgCTCCTTTGTTTGAAAGATTCACCTAATGACATATACATACTTCATTTATGCtccaaaatgaaaagaaacatcCCTTCTTATAGACATATACAAGGCTTTTGTGTTACTTGTTCAATAACTTAGGTCCAACTCTTACTATTTTTGTACACATGCAACTTGGACTGCATCATTAACTGAACCAAGATGATTATTAATTAGTATACTGACTACTCAGTGGACTGCACAAAGGACAAATACTattactaaataataaatatctagAATTTCAAATGCaaatcagaaaacaaaataattatttagaatagtTCTTTGATACCACAAGTCACACACATGCCACAACCATGTGGCATAATCAGGAACATACCCACTTAAAGTCAAGATCATATGATCCTACAAGATAGATTGGAGAACACAATCATACAGTCTTCTTGATTGTGTCATATTTGTCACTTGTGGCGCAAACAAAGTATCCAATTACCTATTATCATCATTACAAAGCTTTCTAacactaaaaatacaaaattgattAATAGTAGCCTTCAAGATAAAACCCAATCATAAGGCATTTAATATAGCCCAAGCTGGATTTCATGCAAGTGGGATGAATAACATAAACAAAAGGAAGAAAcagcatatattttatttatttctggaTGACCAAATGAAGATTGAACAaaggttaaaattataaaacctcTATGTTGAAGGGAAGCACAACAGTAAAGGTAATATTAACAGCTTCCACATATGGACAATACTATAAAACAAGtgagaaattaataataaaatgcacTATGTAGCAGGCAATGACAACATTGTTACCTCCAAAATGGATTGTGTTGAATAAAGATAAGGCCACCACACGGCTGCAAATGTTCCTAAAACCAACAACCCCAGTTTTGACACCTCAAGGATTGGATATTTACGCCTCAAGCATTTGCCAAGGAGATGGCTGAAAAAAGAAGGTGCAAAATATGCACTCATCtggaaaaatattcataaaatagTTACCATTCCCTGAAGGATagtaaagcaaaagaaaaaaagaaaaaaatgagtgcATGTAATTGACTTCAGATATAGTACATTATGTCCTTAGCTTATCAACTGGCACAACTACCTAAACCATTACTTTTATGCTTAAATAACTATTTACTCTCtgcaatttagtattttttttgttttctgtccttgcaaattatgtttgtttcgCTTTTAGTCCTTAAAGCACTTTAGATAGCGCTTTGAACagtgaaaaaaatgttatctaaaGTGCTATAAGGACGACAAGCAAAAAAACACTAAACTGCAAAGACTGAAAAAGTATTTAAACTTTACTTTCATTTGTTATTTCCCAGGCAACTATATGGTTCTATCAACTAAAGATCATATTCAACTACACAACCAAAAAATAGTCACTTATTCACTTTAATCTACACAACATAATAGCAAAGTCATTAAATTGACCTTATAAAATATTtggaaatttcattttattcaacTAGTGTATAGGCTATATTCAGGATAAAACTTAGGATATagtcatatataaattaataaacaaattacAAGAATCAACCAAGACAAGGGAAAAATAATGTACAAGATCCAACCAATTGACATCCCAATTTAACACCAATACCAGAAATAATACAAGAAAATGAATGAAGCATCTACCAGATAAAGTTGTCTGTAAGAGGAAAAACCTtgctaacaaatttaacaatatAACCAAACACACTCAAAATTTGAATGATATCTCCTCTTGGGTAAGGTTGAGTAATCATATATGTATGACTACATAGACCATGTAAAAATAGGTCGAAGtaataaaacaaatgaaaaatagacCTATGCAGTGATGAAGGAGACTAACCTGTTTATGATTTAGAGCTAGACAATAAAGAACAGAAGCCACAAGATCATTCCCAGAGAGGATAGCAGCAACAGCACCAATGGTAAAGCCCAAGCTGATGCAGTTGTACTGAAATGCAACGAAATGctatattcaaaattaagacACTACCAAACCTGCGACTGAAAAATATGTAAAGAATCAAAGGCATTGAACAAAACCAACATAAGAATTTTCTATAGAAACCTGAAAATGGCCATGATCAATTAAGATCAAACATGGGCTTAACAATAGCACAGCAGTATGCCATGCTAATTCACTTTTACGGGTCCTTGAAGATTGAttgtaataaacaataataaagtacAGGGCAGCTGGAAAGAATATCAGGGCATCAGATGATAACACTGTCCACCTCATGAGTAGTTTTCTGCAGAAGTAAGCaacagtttaaaataaaaataataataacaaagttAAAATACTCACTACTCAGCAACTAAATTGAAAGCAAGAGAATCGTATCCATCAATAGGATTCTAAAATCTAAATGGATAAACTGTCGTTTGGGTCCCTAAAAATGTGCCCAATTGTAATTCACTTGTTGATTTAAATTACAGAACAAGAGAACTTAAATTATTCAAATGTGTCCTGCATTATTCCTTAAGCTACCTCTACTAAAGACTAACGTAAACGAGTATGAATAAGTACCAAACTTAGATACAGTTCCTTAGATACTTTTAGTGTTGTTCTTCGAATAGAATTTGTATTTCACTTAGGTACCCTATGCTGACCTTTAACGCAAACCCTTATTATGCAGAATATTGAAGTGACCCTCCAATTCTGATAGGAAAATATCACCAAAGGAACTAAATCTAAATTTTCTCATTTAAGTAATTCAAACACTGAAACATAAACATGATTTAAATTGAGACTACACTGCAAGTGAGGTACATTCCCAAATTCCAAAGACCTAAATACCATTTTACAGTATCTGTTAAATTCGGAATCGAAAATGGGTAAAATGCTCACCCAAGATAGGACTCATGACCTCTGGAAGCGAAAGGAGCAACGGAGTCAGGGTGGAAGAATTTAAGAAAAAGCCCATGGATGAAACTCTGGTACGCGGTCAGAGGCGGGTAGTCAAGTCCCCAATATCTCAAATCATTGTTGGAGCTGTTCCTATACCATTCCTTAATTGGAAGGTTAATGGTGATCTCCATCCAATGTCTCTGAGCCTCATAGTCCCCAAATTTCGGAGGGTTGCCAGCGCCGGAGTAAGGGTGCAGTGACACAGCCACACGGACCAACAATGCAAACAACCCAACAGTGATGAATACAGCTGTTGTTCCTTTCTGAACCAACCACCACCAACAATAACCGTCATCACTTGCAGTGTCCTTCAccttattttccttttccatcTTAGAAAATCAACTCAGTTCCATTCACAAGTTCGATTCCCTAATCTAAATgacaaattcaaaagaaaaagaacagcATTCAGGATTCACAAAATCAGTAGCATCGgtaagcgatttatttatttattttctgattttagaatcaggaaagaaaaaaaaaactgagatTTAATTAGAGAGTTGAGAAGGAATGAGTGGCAGAGACCAGAGAGAGAATTACCTGCGTGCGGCATGGGGTATGGCCGGAGATCGGGAAAGGAAAGTTAGAAAGAGCAGCGTCTCGGTTCAGAGTTCAGACCCCAAAGTGCAAAACGACGTCACggtgttaaaatttaaataaattcaaaataaaaaccaaatatcattaaaaaaaaatcaaaaatcaaaccaacttatttctttttagtttatttggatttttttaaaatcaattgatttgatatgtaatttgtatttttgaaatcaaatcaaaccataaattttatattaataattatattactttagtgttatacattttatatttatattattttagttttacaaGTACCTTATAATGttatgtatataaaatttatataatatatatcacTTTTTTTAGATGACttctttaaaatatgtttggtttatgAAAATTTAgtagatttttattataaagtcttaaatattaagtaaatagtaaaaaagattaattaaagtttgtaagttaaaatatgagtaatgatattgtaaaaaaaattgaggattttTAGAAGTGGCAAAAAAATGAATGGGAGAgaattttcaatcaaaattacaattttatctcattattaatattttatcatgTATAATGCACAAAATAAacgtttatttatattataattaaattcataataaatattagatggttcaaaaatattttgttggattcaattttcattatatttaccaccttttcttattcaaaagtcaatttgattttataatttttatgtgcatgaatataataaaataaattttacttctCTAATTGTTACAATAGGATTCCACATTGTGTTCTAAAATTGGAAATGattattgtttcaaaataatcattttaactcactttaaaaacataaaaaaattaactttaaaacataaaagatcaaattaaatataatctaaaacataaagaactaaaaatgtattttagttaattttccACTGATATATAGATATGACTATCTATGTTCAACCACTATTACTTTAGAAAATGGTTGTGATATATGAAAGTTTATAGTTTGGTGTCAAAATTACTTGACTCTTTGTGCTTAATATTGTGCtacattttatcaatttaatgtgtgtttggattgatgatgacaaaattgattttaaatgaaattgattttacaaaattgattattgtataattgattttggtagAAGTAGAAGCTATTCTTACTTGCTTCAATTCTATTATGATTTTTGTTCATCAtaaatgatgattttaaaaataatccaaacatacaaaatttgatgaaaatcAAGGTTGGCTCACTTCATCATACTCTACCATGATTTTGGACATTATTCAAACACACACTTTATTGTGTTGTGTAGTCTCTTTGCCTGATATGTGAAATATCTTGATTCAATATCAAATTCTTTTTAAGTAGTTTCGTGCACTATTAGGGAATATTTCAACTAAAATGATCCAGCTTAAAGCAAGGTTTTTTGAAGTTTGAGTTGTTGGTTCAATTTGACTAAAATGTATCTCAATTGTACCCGCTTTCATTCTAGACCATGTAGATCAATGATGGGCTTCGACCATCTTTCTGTGACATCCAAGAGCCTAGGAACTAAACCTTCAATCGGCTTGTAAATTGTGAGTATGTTTGATTCACGTTTGGTGGATTCAAACATGCTTTTGGACCCTCAAACTTATAATGTTGGTAGTTGCTTTGGGCACCCCGCATTTTTGCTGGGATACCCAACAACCAAGGTGAAAGGGCTAAAATGTCCTTCAccttttctctataaataaaaaaagtgactcGTCCATACGAGTCACCTCTTCCTtcgttgttgcttcttcttcacaCACTTGTTCCTTCGTTGCCTCACCTTTTTCACACATTCTTCTTCcttgtttcttcttcattcccTGTTCTTCCTTGCTTCCATTCATGCAacaagcttcttcttctttgctgTGGtgtctcatcttcttctccgtTCATTGGCTTGACGCATTTCTATTCTCTTTCGAGATAAGTTGTTCTCTTTATcatttttgatttgtttgtgcattgttttgtttgaatcattgagttttggttgtttgtTGTCGACGATGGTAGCgtgaaaatgacattttttctgAACTGTTGGGCATACGGATTGCCAATCTGTATGAATCATACGAATTGTCAATTcgtatgttttgaaaaaaaaatatgcaccTCTTCTTCTCTAGCGACGAAAAATCATTGAACTTCACCGTATATCCGTAAACAACATGTGTACATCACCGGTGACAACAAACACTCACAAAAGAACGCTAACAGAAGTAAGTTACACTAAGGGACTGTAGTTTTACGAAAAAATGTGctgcagaaataaaaaaattaatctattatttataactaaaaatatccATAAGAGCATTTTCAGTATTTTGATAAATTGTTAGGTGTACCAGCAAAAATGTTGGGTGTCCCAAGCAATTCCCTATAATGTTTAATGTTTGGTTGCcttcaaaagttatcttttgaCCAACTTTTCACTCCAAACTGAGTTTCATTAGAAGTAATTTGGGGGTTTCTTTTGAAAACTCATTTTCCATTTGAAATATTTATCCAATAGCAACATCaagtaaaaatacttttaattagttttatccaaacaaatttcattttaccaacatatttttcaaaaaaaaaaatccaaacataattacattataATAACTCAGTTTTTATCAAACTTAAATTACCAACAtagttttgattcaaatttatgttTACAAACTTTAAACCAAACATGCCCTGCAATGTCTGTCCTTTTTAGTTCCCTAAATCATGGCAGCCTCTCCATTTTTGTTTAGCTGGTGGACAAGAAATGATGGAAAATAGGGAGGTAACACGTCTCTTTATTTGagttaaacaaaataacattttGCTTTTATCAGACATCAGTTTTTATGTTACAAGTGCTTAGTTTTCCTTTAGATGCTcagtaagaaaatattttatgcttCTTCCGTATCGGTTCACTTTTAGCcaaatttgtgttatttttccCCACAGAGGCACGTATTAGTATTACCAATGAAAACAAGGATGTGTTAGACATTGTTTCCCTCCACATTGTTAAAATTAGTGatcataacaataatatttttttcatttcaatctTGTTTTTggcattttgtaattttcacaacaacaaaatattatcCCATTAGATTAGATCAACTACATGTCATTCACCACGATTAAAAATcagtttaaaaaatactattaagtCTGATATCTCACTTAATCATTTCCTCAGACGTCCTTTTTTAACTCCTCTTTTTTCCTGGGCTTATGATTTTCACGAAatctttaaaataagaaatatagtaaaaataagAAAGCATTAGtagttagttgaaaatgaaaaataaaatcatgcaaAGCACGTTATTTAATGCCTTCGGTCAGCAACACTCATCTACTGATTTTGAGGCTTGCAGTAGAATTTGACAGTTTCTTGGTCAATCCGCTAGGCCCTGAAGTATACCCAaatgtgaattttttatttttggaataaCTAGAAACAATGGCCTTTCTAACTGGCTATATATCTAATTCTTCCAGCACATTGTAAGAATCTTGACAACATTGAGACAGCATCACGAAAGGGTCTCTCCAGAACATGATAGATCAAGTTGCCATCTCCCAAGTCAATTTGACAATGCCATGGACTTCAGTTTAATGAAATAGTAAATCAACTTCATAATGGGTCAGtctgtttaaacttatttattaaaataagaaacttttttgtttttttaagtatgTTTATCTAAACTGTTTCTgcgtaaataaaataattttaagaagcAAATTCTATCTGCTTCTTAAAAAATCACTTATTTTAAAGTTGTTTGTTTAAGTTTAACCAAACTCACTCAATATATGTTCAAACTCCAATAACATCATCATATTTAATCTCTTCACACATGCCACCCTTAGAGTGTGTTGTTTTGCAGCATTCTTCCCAAAGCATGTTCAACTGTCAGTCCTTATCTCATGGTGGATTGGCGTAACTCAAACACTTTCTCAAACACAACCTTAAGTCAAAATGGCTCCAATCTAACACTACTTTAAAATCATGTAACAAACAACatacaaaagaagaagatcTTTTCATTAATGTTCTATTATCCatacaaaattcaaaaacaaagtttaTGTTATAATGAAGCTCTATGACATCACAATAATGAAGAGATCATTCTAAATATCTAGAGAACTTGAATGCATGATGCATCAGATTGTATTGATAAACTGTTCCTTGCATATACATTGTCATTGAAATCAAGCAGTCTGGATTCTAGTAGAGCCCTCTCTTTGTTTTAACATGTAttctttcttcatttcctccaaAACAGAATCATTAGTGCTGTAAAAgaatcattttgttttcttttgattttatgaATATATGAGGGTTGTTTGGCAAAGGATGGATAGGGATAAAGTGATAATATAGTTGGGATGTTTCTCTCTATTGTGATGTCcacaacttcttttttttttttaaaaaaaaatcatccatcCAAAGGCCACCTAagttttttttagggaaaagcCACCTAAGTTATTCACGCTGGGACATGAGTCGCTACAAAAACCTTTCTATAATCAGGTCCATTTATGATATTA of the Glycine max cultivar Williams 82 chromosome 13, Glycine_max_v4.0, whole genome shotgun sequence genome contains:
- the LOC100809881 gene encoding probable dolichyl pyrophosphate Man9GlcNAc2 alpha-1,3-glucosyltransferase; translated protein: MEKENKVKDTASDDGYCWWWLVQKGTTAVFITVGLFALLVRVAVSLHPYSGAGNPPKFGDYEAQRHWMEITINLPIKEWYRNSSNNDLRYWGLDYPPLTAYQSFIHGLFLKFFHPDSVAPFASRGHESYLGKLLMRWTVLSSDALIFFPAALYFIIVYYNQSSRTRKSELAWHTAVLLLSPCLILIDHGHFQYNCISLGFTIGAVAAILSGNDLVASVLYCLALNHKQMSAYFAPSFFSHLLGKCLRRKYPILEVSKLGLLVLGTFAAVWWPYLYSTQSILEVLSRLAPFERGIFEDYVANFWCASSILIKWKRLFTTESLKLLSLTATVITCLPSMVQQIKSPSKRGFLYALLNSSFSFYLFSFQVHEKSILLPLLPATLLAVEEPFIFRWFTQFAMLSMFPLICRDNLVVPYLALLALFVLIMNAPGQHRVRESNYLGSATMFLILCCYFVLHIVYLTMHPPEKYPFLFEAIIMNLCFSQFVLVTLGCNIKQWLLNRPAKLEETEKKQI